Proteins encoded within one genomic window of Streptomyces kaniharaensis:
- a CDS encoding flippase-like domain-containing protein, producing MTGTADVGTHKDSDESAARMPAGPGAEPVPGPTPEVSLIKDRTIKTPRPTGPADGAATRLPEPAQAPEAEPASVPEPVPAPEPAPAGESPSPAERALAAFHDPLDDTPGLDVDEPLLAARAHRPSDLIRFLAGVFGIVAVFVLAGVATSTTTGIEQDIATNAPRFSAVLSTVTGLISSVAVLAVPLAFAVERLIKRDGLRVADGVLASVLAYGVSLGVDWWVAEGASEHIREALTRLPLDSNGTLTDPVHGYLAPVIAYMTAVGMSSRPRWRVALWVVVVFSGVTELLGGYTTPLSLLLTVLIGLSVAYGTLYAIGSPNIRPTGQHLMIGLRKVGFTPESAHRAPDAPGGTRRYYVAQQSGPPLDVHIIDREQQASGFFYRAWRRLRLRSVAVRRSPQSLRQALEQEALIAYAAAASGARAPQLVATSELGPDAAILVYENVEGRTLDELSDDEVTDQVMASLWESVSALHERRIAHRRLTGESLLVVDEKTACLVNLSGGDIAATDLTLRIDVAQLLTTFALRIGPERAVATANAVLGADRVAQALPLLQPVGMSRSTRVDLKKLTKERKAAAQAKALEQVAAGERTQQQAEEDIAAAGEDMLSRIRGQILQIAPEAPMEPAKLERLKPKSLIMVIALTFAAYLALTTIKPAQLKLSQMDWAWAAAALAAAAFSYVAAAMSLTGFVPERLPFRRTVAAQLAGSFVKLVAPAAIGGIALNTRYLQKAGIRSGQAVASVGASQLAGLAGHLLLLFSFGLITGSQTNGDLSASRAVIIGVLTAAVLALVVAAVAPLRRFVLNRLRSLFFGVVPRMLDLMQTPSKLVTGFGGILLLTLSFTACLDASVQAFGGDVSFSAVAVVFLTANAAGSAIPTPGGIGPVEVALIGALTVADVSPAVATPAVFLYRALTFWLPVLPGWIAYNVLQRKHAL from the coding sequence ATGACCGGGACGGCTGACGTGGGCACGCACAAGGACTCCGACGAGTCCGCCGCCCGCATGCCCGCAGGTCCCGGCGCAGAGCCCGTTCCCGGGCCGACGCCGGAAGTCTCCCTGATCAAGGACCGGACGATCAAGACCCCTCGGCCGACCGGCCCCGCCGACGGCGCGGCCACGCGCCTGCCCGAGCCCGCGCAGGCCCCCGAGGCCGAGCCGGCGTCCGTCCCGGAGCCGGTGCCCGCGCCGGAGCCCGCGCCCGCCGGCGAGTCCCCTTCTCCCGCCGAGCGCGCGCTCGCCGCCTTCCACGATCCGCTGGACGACACCCCGGGCCTGGACGTCGACGAGCCGCTGCTCGCCGCCCGGGCGCACCGCCCGTCCGACCTGATCCGCTTCCTCGCCGGCGTCTTCGGCATAGTCGCCGTCTTCGTGCTGGCCGGCGTCGCGACCTCGACCACCACCGGCATCGAGCAGGACATCGCCACCAACGCGCCGCGCTTCTCCGCGGTGCTGTCGACCGTCACCGGTCTGATCTCCAGCGTCGCGGTGCTCGCCGTGCCGCTGGCCTTCGCGGTCGAGCGGCTGATCAAACGCGACGGCCTGCGGGTCGCCGACGGCGTCCTCGCCTCGGTGCTGGCCTACGGCGTCTCGCTGGGCGTCGACTGGTGGGTCGCCGAGGGCGCCTCCGAACACATCCGGGAGGCGCTGACCCGGCTTCCACTGGACAGCAACGGCACCCTCACCGACCCCGTGCACGGCTATCTCGCCCCGGTGATCGCCTACATGACCGCGGTCGGCATGTCGAGCAGACCGCGCTGGCGGGTCGCCCTCTGGGTGGTGGTGGTCTTCAGCGGGGTCACCGAACTGCTCGGCGGCTACACCACCCCGCTGTCGCTGCTGCTCACCGTCCTGATCGGCCTGTCCGTCGCCTACGGCACGCTGTACGCGATCGGCTCCCCCAACATCCGGCCCACCGGCCAGCACCTGATGATCGGCCTGCGCAAGGTCGGCTTCACCCCGGAGAGCGCCCACCGCGCCCCGGACGCGCCCGGCGGCACCCGCCGCTACTACGTCGCCCAGCAGAGCGGCCCGCCGCTGGACGTCCACATCATCGACCGCGAGCAGCAGGCCTCCGGCTTCTTCTACCGGGCCTGGCGCCGGCTGCGGCTGCGCTCGGTGGCCGTCCGGCGCAGCCCCCAGTCGCTGCGCCAGGCGCTGGAGCAGGAGGCCCTGATCGCGTACGCCGCGGCGGCCTCCGGGGCCCGCGCGCCGCAGCTGGTCGCCACCTCCGAGCTGGGCCCGGACGCCGCGATCCTCGTCTACGAGAACGTCGAGGGCCGCACCCTGGACGAGCTGTCCGACGACGAGGTCACCGACCAGGTGATGGCCTCGCTCTGGGAGTCGGTGTCCGCCCTGCACGAGCGACGCATCGCCCACCGCCGCCTCACCGGCGAGTCGCTGCTGGTCGTGGACGAGAAGACGGCCTGCCTGGTCAACCTCTCCGGCGGTGACATCGCGGCCACCGATCTGACCCTGCGCATCGACGTCGCCCAGCTCCTCACCACCTTCGCGCTGCGGATCGGCCCGGAGCGCGCCGTCGCCACCGCCAACGCGGTGCTCGGCGCCGACCGGGTCGCGCAGGCGCTGCCGCTGCTCCAGCCGGTCGGGATGAGCCGCTCCACCAGGGTCGACCTGAAGAAGCTCACCAAGGAGCGCAAGGCCGCCGCCCAGGCCAAGGCACTGGAGCAGGTCGCTGCGGGCGAGCGCACCCAGCAGCAGGCCGAGGAGGACATAGCGGCGGCCGGCGAGGACATGCTGAGCCGCATCCGCGGCCAGATCCTGCAGATCGCCCCCGAGGCGCCGATGGAGCCCGCCAAGCTGGAGCGGCTGAAGCCGAAGAGCCTGATCATGGTGATCGCGCTCACCTTCGCCGCCTACCTGGCGCTCACCACCATCAAGCCGGCCCAGCTCAAGCTCTCCCAGATGGACTGGGCCTGGGCGGCGGCGGCCCTGGCGGCGGCCGCGTTCAGCTACGTCGCCGCGGCGATGAGCCTGACCGGCTTCGTGCCGGAGAGGCTGCCGTTCCGGCGGACGGTGGCCGCCCAGCTGGCCGGCTCCTTCGTCAAGCTGGTCGCCCCCGCCGCGATCGGCGGCATCGCGCTCAACACCCGCTACCTGCAGAAGGCCGGCATCCGCTCCGGCCAGGCGGTGGCCTCCGTCGGCGCCTCCCAGCTGGCGGGCCTGGCCGGGCACCTGCTGCTGCTGTTCAGCTTCGGCCTGATCACCGGCAGCCAGACCAACGGCGACCTCTCCGCCTCCCGCGCGGTGATCATCGGTGTGCTGACGGCCGCCGTGCTCGCCCTGGTGGTGGCGGCCGTCGCACCGCTGCGGCGCTTCGTGCTGAACCGGCTGCGCTCGCTGTTCTTCGGCGTGGTGCCGCGGATGCTCGACCTGATGCAGACGCCCAGCAAGCTGGTCACCGGGTTCGGCGGGATCCTGCTGCTGACGCTCTCGTTCACCGCCTGCCTCGACGCCTCGGTGCAGGCCTTCGGCGGCGACGTCAGCTTCTCGGCGGTCGCGGTGGTCTTCCTGACCGCCAACGCGGCCGGCTCGGCGATCCCCACCCCGGGCGGGATCGGCCCGGTCGAGGTCGCCCTGATCGGTGCGCTGACCGTCGCCGACGTGTCCCCGGCGGTCGCCACCCCGGCGGTCTTCCTCTACCGGGCGCTCACCTTCTGGCTGCCCGTGCTGCCGGGCTGGATCGCCTACAACGTGCTCCAGCGCAAGCACGCGCTCTGA
- a CDS encoding MGMT family protein gives MPQVTDADDDGLADGLPPFAELVLDLTERIPPGRVMTYGDVAEYLGQGGPRQVGRVMALYGGSVPWWRVIRADGRFLPGHEQRALAHYGEEGTPLRELSDPPRVDLRRARWDGGQPHPGPER, from the coding sequence ATGCCGCAGGTGACGGACGCTGACGACGACGGCCTCGCGGACGGGCTGCCGCCCTTCGCCGAACTGGTGCTCGACCTGACCGAGCGCATTCCACCCGGCCGGGTGATGACCTACGGGGACGTTGCCGAGTACCTCGGCCAGGGCGGTCCGCGCCAGGTCGGACGGGTGATGGCGCTGTACGGCGGCTCGGTGCCCTGGTGGCGGGTGATCCGCGCCGACGGCCGGTTCCTGCCCGGCCACGAGCAGCGCGCCCTCGCCCACTACGGCGAGGAGGGCACCCCGCTGCGGGAGCTCTCCGACCCGCCCCGGGTGGACCTCCGGCGGGCGCGGTGGGACGGCGGGCAGCCGCATCCGGGGCCGGAAAGATGA
- a CDS encoding ATP-dependent helicase, whose translation MSSPYRLVRSPLVQPAPPVLDAYQHAVAEHTGGPLLVLAGPGTGKTTTLVEAVARRIERGTDPERILVLTFSRKAAMELRDRMSGRLGTSAAPQATTFHSFCYALLRAHQDPHEYAEPLRLLSGPEQDVMVRELLAGGAEDARLGSSRIHWPLDLRACLTTRGFADEVRAVLARSRELGLGEAELERFAQGVQRPDWAAAAHFLADYLDVLDLRGVLDYAELVHRAVLLAERPEVGEELRRRYEVVFVDEYQDTDPSQVRLLRQLAGGGRELVAVGDPDQSIYAFRGADINGILDFPQTFRQADGSPADVKVLRVSRRSGAVLLAASREIARRMPMGRLPADKLAQHRALLPSREGGRVEVYTYPTPGAELDSIADLLRRAHLEDGVPWGEMAVLVRAGARSIPGVRRALSAAGVPLEIDGDDLPLREEPAVAQLLLALRVCAEQAARDRHGDLDAAGPFPTDPLTTDLAHALLTGPLGGLDGSDLRRLGRALRDEERAALRADGRPAAAPRPAGELIREALAEPERLIALDPAQSRPTHARRARDLGILLRKVREMLAGGCTAEDALWALWDGSRRWRERLERAALRGGAAGRNADRDLDALCALFETAARAEEQVTGHRSALDLLAELEAQDIAADTLTVRTVRPEAVRLMTAHRSKGLEWRLVVVAGVQDGLWPDLRRRGSLLEADRIGRDGLAEPLSPAALLGEERRLFYVAATRAKERLIVTAVKAPADDGDEPSRFLRELYREDVDPRTGKVVRRTPPVTVEDVTHRPRRPLSVPALVAELRAVTVDPARSPELRRAAAERLATLAAATDEDGLPLVPAAQPDRWWGLDDPTAAPDPLRSADLPVRLSGSGLEQLENCSLQWFLDKEVKARGAGSAAQGFGNVVHALADEVGSGRTPADLAVLMERLDTVWDALAFDAPWKSHQEKTEARAALERFLNWHVLERGRDVVATEHGFDVTLDVGGVSVRIRGSMDRVEKDEGGRAYVVDFKTGKQIPTEKSLPEHKQLAVYQLAVRAGALNELPGFDRRPPATGGAELVHLREPSARAAQDAPKVQRQEPPEGEPWIENLLAEAAGRVLAERFVPQTGGGCDRCTFRRSCSAQRDGAQLVE comes from the coding sequence GTGAGCTCCCCCTACCGGCTCGTGCGCAGCCCGCTCGTCCAGCCCGCCCCACCCGTGCTGGACGCGTACCAGCACGCCGTGGCCGAGCACACCGGCGGGCCGCTGCTGGTGCTCGCCGGGCCGGGCACGGGCAAGACCACCACGCTCGTCGAGGCCGTCGCCCGGCGGATCGAACGCGGCACCGACCCGGAGCGGATCCTCGTCCTCACCTTCAGCCGCAAGGCGGCGATGGAACTGCGCGACCGGATGTCCGGCCGCCTCGGCACCTCCGCCGCCCCTCAGGCGACCACCTTCCACTCCTTCTGCTACGCCCTCCTCCGCGCCCACCAGGACCCGCACGAGTACGCCGAGCCACTGCGGCTGCTCTCCGGCCCCGAGCAGGACGTCATGGTCCGCGAACTGCTGGCCGGCGGCGCCGAGGACGCCCGCCTCGGCAGCTCCCGGATCCACTGGCCGCTCGACCTGCGGGCCTGCCTGACCACCCGCGGCTTCGCCGACGAGGTCCGCGCCGTCCTCGCCCGCAGCCGAGAGCTCGGCCTCGGCGAGGCCGAACTGGAGCGCTTCGCCCAGGGCGTCCAGCGCCCCGACTGGGCCGCCGCCGCGCACTTCCTCGCCGACTACCTCGACGTGCTCGACCTGCGCGGCGTCCTCGACTACGCCGAACTCGTCCACCGCGCCGTCCTCCTCGCCGAGCGCCCCGAGGTCGGCGAGGAGCTGCGGCGCCGCTACGAGGTGGTCTTCGTCGACGAGTACCAGGACACTGACCCCTCCCAGGTCCGGCTGCTGCGGCAGCTGGCCGGCGGCGGCCGCGAACTCGTCGCGGTCGGCGACCCCGACCAGTCGATCTACGCCTTCCGCGGCGCCGACATCAACGGCATCCTCGACTTCCCGCAGACCTTCCGGCAGGCCGACGGCAGCCCCGCCGACGTCAAGGTGCTGCGCGTCTCCCGCCGCTCCGGCGCCGTCCTGCTCGCCGCCTCCCGGGAGATCGCCCGGCGGATGCCGATGGGCCGGCTGCCCGCCGACAAACTCGCCCAGCACCGCGCGCTGCTGCCCTCCCGCGAGGGCGGCCGGGTCGAGGTCTACACCTACCCCACGCCCGGCGCCGAGCTGGACTCGATCGCCGACCTGCTGCGCCGCGCCCATCTGGAGGACGGTGTGCCGTGGGGCGAGATGGCCGTCCTGGTCCGGGCCGGCGCCCGCTCCATACCCGGCGTACGGCGGGCGCTCAGCGCCGCCGGCGTCCCGCTGGAGATCGACGGCGACGACCTGCCGCTGCGCGAGGAGCCGGCCGTCGCCCAGCTCCTGCTCGCCCTGCGGGTCTGCGCGGAACAGGCCGCCCGCGACCGGCACGGCGACCTCGACGCCGCCGGCCCGTTCCCCACCGATCCCCTCACCACCGACCTGGCCCACGCCCTGCTCACCGGCCCGCTCGGCGGCCTCGACGGCTCCGACCTGCGCCGCCTCGGCCGCGCCCTGCGCGACGAGGAACGCGCCGCGCTGCGCGCCGACGGCCGCCCCGCCGCCGCCCCGCGCCCGGCCGGCGAGCTGATCCGCGAGGCCCTCGCCGAGCCCGAGCGGCTGATCGCCCTCGACCCCGCGCAGTCCCGGCCCACCCATGCCCGCCGGGCCCGCGACCTCGGCATCCTCCTACGCAAGGTCCGCGAGATGCTGGCCGGCGGCTGCACCGCCGAGGACGCCCTGTGGGCGTTGTGGGACGGCAGCCGCCGCTGGCGCGAACGCCTGGAACGCGCCGCGCTGCGCGGCGGCGCTGCCGGCCGCAACGCTGACCGCGACCTGGACGCACTGTGCGCGCTGTTCGAGACGGCCGCCCGCGCCGAGGAGCAGGTCACCGGCCACCGCAGCGCCCTCGACCTGCTCGCCGAGCTGGAGGCCCAGGACATCGCCGCCGACACTCTCACCGTGCGGACCGTCCGCCCCGAGGCCGTCCGGCTGATGACCGCCCACCGCTCCAAGGGCCTGGAGTGGCGCCTGGTCGTCGTCGCCGGAGTTCAGGACGGCCTCTGGCCCGACCTGCGCCGCCGCGGCTCCCTCCTGGAGGCCGACCGGATCGGCCGCGACGGCCTCGCCGAGCCGCTTTCCCCGGCCGCCCTGCTCGGCGAGGAACGCCGCCTCTTCTACGTCGCCGCCACGAGGGCCAAGGAACGCCTGATCGTCACCGCCGTCAAGGCGCCCGCCGACGACGGCGACGAGCCCTCCCGCTTCCTGCGCGAGCTCTACCGCGAGGACGTCGACCCGAGGACGGGCAAGGTGGTGCGCCGCACCCCGCCCGTCACCGTCGAGGACGTCACCCACCGCCCGCGCCGCCCGCTGTCCGTCCCCGCGCTGGTCGCCGAGCTGCGCGCGGTCACCGTCGACCCCGCCCGCTCGCCCGAGCTGCGCCGGGCCGCCGCCGAACGGCTCGCCACCCTCGCCGCCGCCACCGACGAGGACGGGCTGCCGCTGGTGCCCGCCGCCCAGCCCGACCGCTGGTGGGGCCTGGACGACCCGACCGCCGCCCCCGACCCGCTGCGCAGCGCCGACCTGCCGGTGCGGCTGTCCGGCAGCGGCCTGGAGCAGCTGGAGAACTGCTCGCTGCAGTGGTTCCTGGACAAGGAGGTCAAGGCCCGCGGGGCCGGCTCCGCCGCCCAGGGTTTCGGCAACGTCGTGCACGCGCTCGCCGACGAGGTCGGCTCCGGGCGCACCCCCGCCGACCTCGCCGTGCTGATGGAGCGCCTGGACACCGTCTGGGACGCGCTGGCCTTCGACGCGCCGTGGAAGTCCCACCAGGAGAAGACCGAGGCCCGCGCCGCCCTGGAGCGCTTCCTCAACTGGCACGTGCTGGAGCGCGGCCGGGACGTGGTCGCCACCGAGCACGGCTTCGACGTCACCCTCGACGTGGGGGGCGTCTCGGTGCGCATCCGCGGCTCGATGGACCGCGTCGAGAAGGACGAGGGCGGGCGCGCCTACGTCGTCGACTTCAAGACCGGCAAGCAGATCCCCACCGAGAAGTCGCTGCCCGAGCACAAGCAGCTCGCCGTCTACCAGCTGGCCGTCAGGGCCGGGGCGCTGAACGAGCTGCCCGGCTTCGACCGGCGCCCCCCGGCGACCGGCGGCGCCGAGCTGGTCCACCTGCGCGAGCCCTCCGCCAGGGCCGCCCAGGACGCCCCCAAGGTGCAGCGCCAGGAGCCGCCGGAGGGCGAGCCGTGGATCGAGAACCTGCTCGCCGAGGCCGCGGGCCGGGTCCTCGCCGAGCGGTTCGTCCCGCAGACCGGCGGCGGCTGCGACCGCTGCACCTTCCGCCGCAGCTGCTCCGCCCAGCGGGACGGGGCCCAGTTGGTCGAATGA
- a CDS encoding ATP-dependent DNA helicase codes for MTAVLSHPDQLKELLGIPFNREQMAAIGAPLEPAVIVAGAGSGKTTVMAARVVWLVGSGAVRPEEVLGLTFTNKAAGELAERVRAALRLGGLEELQEMGGGEAGAEPVGEPEISTYHAFAGRLLKEHGLRIGIEPDVRLLADATRFQLAAKVLRTARGPFPALTGTFANLVADLIALDGELAEHLVEPDVLRAHDEELLDTLATVRLGNDDLRAVPVTARARLELLRLVEDYRRRKHAAGLMDFGDQVAAAARLAQQRPEVGELLRGQYRVVLLDEYQDTSVAQRLMLAGLFGGGAGHPVTAVGDPCQAIYGWRGASVANLDEFPRHFPRAGGRPAARYALSENRRSGGRLLAFANDLAAPLRAMHEGVEALRPAPGAEQDGYVRAALLPTHAEEIDWLADSIAHLVRTGTAPGRIAVLCRGGAAFPDIHAALVAREVPVEVVGLGGLLQLPEVADLVAVCEVLQDPTANAALVRLLIGPRWRIGPRDLALLGRRAADLVRTDRPEGVEALAAAVAETDPTEVVSLADALETFLDAPYAEEGAQPDDLPFSAEARVRFARLARELRDLRRSLAEPLMDVLHRVLAVTGLEVELAASPQALAARRRETLHAFLDVAASFADLDGDPGLAAFLGFLRAAQEYERGLDSSLPGGEDTVKVLTAHKSKGLEWDVVAVPGLVKGAFPSGTPRERWTSTKRVLPHALRGDAATLPDVRGGWSSKSMAAFKKELAEHSGIEELRLGYVAFTRPRSLLLASGHWWGPTQKTVRGPSAFLEQLRDHCEQPGAGEIEHWAEQPEKGAANPALAAPVERPWPLPLDPAAQHARRRVAEVVRGRLAGAPAPEPEPMGAEDRRQVESWDRDLAALLGELERSRRSVREVPLPAALSATQLLRLAADPDGFAHDLARPMPRPPQPAARRGTRFHAWVQSRIEPLLLIEPGALPGADDDGIEDEQDLERLKEAFLRTPYADRAPHRVEAPFQLVLAGRVVRGRIDAVYREGDETSASGGASRYEVVDWKTHREETADPLQLAIYRVAWAEQAGVPLEQVTASFLYVRSGRIVRPAGLPDRKELERLLIGNSEE; via the coding sequence GTGACCGCCGTGCTCAGCCATCCCGACCAGCTCAAGGAGCTGCTGGGCATCCCGTTCAACCGGGAGCAGATGGCGGCCATCGGCGCCCCCCTCGAACCCGCCGTGATCGTCGCCGGCGCCGGCTCCGGCAAGACCACGGTGATGGCGGCCCGGGTGGTCTGGCTGGTCGGCTCCGGCGCCGTCCGGCCCGAGGAGGTGCTCGGCCTCACCTTCACCAACAAGGCCGCCGGCGAGCTCGCCGAGCGCGTACGGGCCGCGCTGCGTCTCGGCGGGCTGGAAGAGCTCCAGGAGATGGGCGGCGGGGAGGCCGGCGCGGAGCCCGTCGGCGAGCCCGAGATCTCCACCTACCACGCCTTCGCCGGCCGCCTCCTCAAGGAGCACGGCCTGCGGATCGGCATCGAGCCCGACGTCCGCCTGCTCGCCGACGCCACCCGGTTCCAGCTCGCTGCCAAGGTGCTGCGCACCGCCCGCGGCCCGTTTCCCGCCCTCACCGGCACCTTCGCCAACCTCGTCGCCGACCTGATCGCCCTCGACGGCGAACTCGCCGAGCACCTCGTCGAGCCGGACGTGCTGCGCGCCCACGACGAGGAGCTGCTGGACACCCTGGCCACCGTCCGGCTCGGCAACGACGACCTGCGGGCCGTCCCGGTCACCGCCCGGGCCCGGCTGGAGCTGCTGCGCCTGGTCGAGGACTACCGGCGCCGCAAGCATGCCGCCGGGCTGATGGACTTCGGCGACCAGGTAGCCGCCGCCGCCCGGCTCGCCCAGCAGCGGCCCGAGGTCGGCGAACTGCTGCGCGGGCAGTACCGGGTCGTCCTGCTCGACGAGTACCAGGACACCTCGGTCGCCCAGCGGCTCATGCTCGCCGGCCTGTTCGGCGGCGGAGCGGGCCACCCCGTCACCGCCGTCGGCGACCCCTGCCAGGCGATCTACGGCTGGCGCGGCGCCTCCGTCGCCAACCTCGACGAGTTCCCCCGGCACTTCCCGCGGGCCGGCGGACGCCCCGCCGCCCGCTACGCGCTCAGCGAGAACCGCCGCAGCGGCGGGCGGCTGCTCGCCTTCGCCAACGACCTCGCCGCGCCGCTGCGCGCGATGCACGAGGGCGTCGAGGCGCTGCGCCCCGCCCCCGGCGCCGAGCAGGACGGCTACGTGCGGGCCGCGCTGCTGCCCACCCACGCCGAGGAGATCGACTGGCTCGCCGACTCGATCGCCCACCTGGTGCGCACCGGCACCGCGCCGGGCCGGATCGCCGTGCTGTGCCGCGGCGGCGCCGCCTTCCCGGACATCCACGCGGCGTTGGTCGCCCGCGAGGTGCCGGTCGAGGTGGTCGGCCTCGGCGGGCTGCTGCAACTGCCCGAGGTGGCCGACCTGGTGGCGGTCTGCGAGGTGCTCCAGGACCCGACCGCCAACGCGGCCCTGGTCCGGCTCCTGATCGGCCCGCGCTGGCGGATCGGCCCGCGCGACCTCGCCCTGCTGGGCCGCCGGGCCGCCGACCTGGTGCGCACCGACCGTCCCGAGGGCGTGGAGGCGCTGGCCGCGGCCGTCGCCGAGACCGACCCGACCGAGGTGGTCTCGCTGGCCGACGCGCTGGAGACGTTCCTCGACGCCCCCTACGCGGAGGAGGGGGCGCAGCCCGACGACCTCCCCTTCTCCGCCGAGGCCCGGGTGCGCTTCGCCCGCCTCGCCCGGGAACTGCGGGACCTGCGCCGCTCGCTCGCCGAGCCGCTGATGGACGTGCTGCACCGGGTGCTCGCCGTCACCGGCCTGGAGGTCGAACTCGCGGCCTCCCCGCAGGCACTGGCCGCGCGCCGCCGGGAGACCCTGCACGCCTTCCTGGACGTCGCCGCCTCCTTCGCCGACCTGGACGGCGATCCCGGTCTGGCCGCCTTCCTCGGCTTCCTGCGCGCGGCCCAGGAGTACGAGCGCGGCCTGGACAGCAGCCTGCCCGGCGGCGAGGACACCGTGAAGGTGCTCACCGCGCACAAGTCCAAGGGCCTGGAGTGGGACGTCGTCGCCGTCCCCGGCCTGGTGAAGGGCGCGTTCCCGTCCGGCACCCCGCGCGAACGCTGGACCAGCACCAAGCGGGTGCTTCCGCACGCCCTGCGCGGCGACGCGGCCACCCTGCCGGACGTACGCGGCGGGTGGAGCAGCAAGTCGATGGCGGCGTTCAAGAAGGAGCTCGCCGAGCACTCCGGCATCGAGGAACTGCGCCTGGGCTACGTCGCGTTCACCCGGCCGCGGTCGCTGCTGCTGGCCTCCGGCCACTGGTGGGGGCCCACCCAGAAGACCGTCCGCGGCCCGTCCGCTTTCCTGGAGCAGCTGCGGGATCACTGCGAGCAGCCCGGCGCCGGGGAGATCGAGCACTGGGCCGAGCAGCCGGAGAAGGGCGCCGCGAACCCGGCGCTGGCCGCGCCGGTGGAACGCCCCTGGCCGCTGCCGCTGGACCCGGCCGCCCAGCACGCCCGCCGCCGGGTCGCCGAGGTGGTGCGCGGCCGCCTCGCCGGGGCGCCCGCCCCCGAGCCCGAGCCGATGGGCGCCGAGGACCGCCGCCAGGTGGAGTCCTGGGACCGCGACCTCGCCGCGCTGCTGGGCGAGTTGGAGCGCTCCCGGCGCAGCGTCCGGGAGGTGCCGCTGCCCGCCGCGCTGTCCGCCACCCAGCTGCTGCGCCTGGCCGCCGACCCGGACGGCTTCGCGCACGACCTGGCCCGGCCGATGCCCCGTCCGCCGCAGCCGGCCGCCCGGCGCGGCACCCGCTTCCACGCCTGGGTGCAGTCCCGGATCGAGCCGCTGCTGCTGATCGAGCCGGGCGCGCTGCCCGGCGCGGACGACGACGGCATCGAGGACGAGCAGGATCTGGAGCGTCTCAAGGAGGCGTTCCTGCGCACCCCGTACGCGGACCGGGCGCCGCACCGGGTGGAGGCGCCGTTCCAGCTGGTGCTGGCGGGCCGGGTGGTGCGCGGCCGGATCGACGCGGTCTACCGCGAAGGTGACGAAACGTCAGCATCCGGTGGTGCGTCACGCTACGAAGTGGTGGACTGGAAGACCCACCGCGAGGAGACCGCCGACCCGCTGCAGCTCGCGATCTACCGGGTCGCCTGGGCCGAGCAGGCGGGCGTCCCCCTGGAGCAGGTCACGGCGTCGTTCCTGTACGTCCGCAGCGGGCGAATCGTCCGTCCGGCAGGACTTCCCGACCGAAAAGAGTTGGAACGGCTCCTGATCGGGAACAGTGAAGAATGA
- a CDS encoding PP2C family protein-serine/threonine phosphatase, which yields MSATGWIRERFTGPTPGPAPGATGTWPRTALALPFIGTALIVVLDYLSGTEVTVEPALTAVPALAAVVSHRTWYPLAIGLCTEAVAFLMAFRGDALGQSVHAASVVAIVLVAAIGWVSATLRLRQERALADAQLVASIARRVLLRPVPERVGTVRAAVHYEAAAAHARIGGDLYEVVNTRHGVRAVVGDVRGKGLGAVETAAAVLGAFREAAHQEPALDRVAGWLAVSLDRALHENDHPGVEEEFVTLVLIGVGPGGAAEIVNCGHPAPLLLRGREVRPLELAETVPPLGVLDPADVRPPVHRVALQPEDRVLLFTDGMIEARDRSGAFYPLAERFPNCADGRPADVLRRLHEDVVRHVGHQLGDDAAMLLLQYDPAPAPNVQLPHQNGVLARG from the coding sequence TTGAGCGCGACCGGATGGATCAGAGAGCGGTTCACCGGGCCGACCCCGGGACCCGCTCCGGGCGCGACCGGCACCTGGCCGAGGACGGCGCTCGCGCTGCCGTTCATCGGCACGGCGCTGATCGTCGTCCTCGACTACCTCAGTGGCACCGAGGTGACGGTCGAACCCGCCCTCACCGCCGTACCCGCGCTGGCCGCTGTGGTCAGCCATCGCACCTGGTACCCGCTCGCCATCGGCCTGTGCACCGAGGCGGTGGCCTTCCTGATGGCCTTTCGCGGCGACGCGCTCGGCCAGTCGGTGCACGCCGCCAGCGTCGTCGCGATCGTCCTGGTCGCGGCGATCGGCTGGGTCAGCGCCACCCTGCGGCTGCGGCAGGAGAGAGCGCTCGCCGACGCCCAGCTGGTCGCCTCGATCGCCCGTCGGGTGCTGCTGAGACCCGTCCCCGAGCGGGTCGGCACCGTGCGGGCGGCCGTCCACTACGAGGCCGCCGCCGCGCACGCCAGGATCGGCGGCGACCTGTACGAGGTGGTCAACACCCGGCACGGCGTGCGGGCCGTGGTCGGCGACGTGCGCGGCAAGGGCCTCGGCGCGGTGGAGACGGCCGCCGCCGTGCTCGGCGCCTTCCGCGAGGCCGCGCACCAGGAGCCCGCGCTGGACCGGGTGGCCGGCTGGCTGGCCGTCAGCCTCGACCGGGCGCTGCACGAGAACGACCACCCCGGCGTGGAGGAGGAGTTCGTCACCCTGGTGCTGATCGGCGTCGGGCCGGGCGGCGCCGCGGAGATCGTCAACTGCGGGCACCCCGCGCCGCTGCTGCTGCGCGGCCGCGAGGTCCGTCCGCTCGAACTCGCCGAGACGGTACCGCCGCTGGGCGTGCTCGACCCCGCCGACGTCCGCCCGCCGGTGCACCGGGTGGCACTGCAGCCCGAGGACCGGGTCCTGCTGTTCACCGACGGCATGATCGAGGCCCGGGACCGCTCCGGCGCCTTCTACCCGCTCGCCGAACGGTTCCCGAACTGCGCGGACGGCCGCCCCGCGGACGTCCTGCGGCGCCTGCACGAGGACGTCGTGCGCCACGTCGGCCACCAGCTGGGCGACGACGCGGCGATGCTGCTCCTGCAGTACGACCCCGCACCGGCTCCGAACGTCCAACTCCCGCACCAGAACGGCGTCCTGGCGCGCGGGTAG